In Pygocentrus nattereri isolate fPygNat1 chromosome 26, fPygNat1.pri, whole genome shotgun sequence, one genomic interval encodes:
- the tcta gene encoding T-cell leukemia translocation-altered gene protein homolog isoform X1, producing the protein MEEQWDFQLLSRIADSLVAFLSEFVDDWLANDMRVAVFKILLSWLVLSLIAIHFAWKVYGNTVNDMYYRQGTGGQNGGTPDTAPHLRGWESAVGDALKTHRE; encoded by the exons ATGGAGGAACAGTGGGACTTCCAGCTCCTCTCCCGGATCGCTGACAGCCTGGTGGCGTTCCTGTCCGAGTTTGTGGACGACTGGCTGGCCAACGACATGCGGGTGGCCGTGTTCAAGATCCTGCTCAGCTGGCTGGTCCTCAGCCTGATCGCCATACATTTCGCTTGGAAAGTCTACGGGAACACGGTCAACGACATGTACTACCGGCAGG GAACCGGAGGACAGAATGGTGGCACACCTGACACAGCGCCTCACTTGAGAGGATG GGAGAGTGCAGTGGGGGACGCCCTGAAAACTCACCGCGAGTGA
- the tcta gene encoding T-cell leukemia translocation-altered gene protein homolog isoform X2 produces the protein MEEQWDFQLLSRIADSLVAFLSEFVDDWLANDMRVAVFKILLSWLVLSLIAIHFAWKVYGNTVNDMYYRQGTGGQNGGTPDTAPHLRGW, from the exons ATGGAGGAACAGTGGGACTTCCAGCTCCTCTCCCGGATCGCTGACAGCCTGGTGGCGTTCCTGTCCGAGTTTGTGGACGACTGGCTGGCCAACGACATGCGGGTGGCCGTGTTCAAGATCCTGCTCAGCTGGCTGGTCCTCAGCCTGATCGCCATACATTTCGCTTGGAAAGTCTACGGGAACACGGTCAACGACATGTACTACCGGCAGG GAACCGGAGGACAGAATGGTGGCACACCTGACACAGCGCCTCACTTGAGAGGATGGTAG
- the glyctk gene encoding glycerate kinase, translating into MARVLTLSRSVHHWHPLRMVTSQAWVRSMSSLEERARAVFAAAVEGVQPDSVVRRGLQRNGNELVVGERTFNLSNNLHLVGFGKAVLGMAAEAERIVGDHLVRGVISVPHGIQETLQRHGKMNMLLGSPSRIKVMEGAKHNLPDPDAQRSAESIRELVSTLTEKDLLLVLISGGGSALLPAPIPPITLQEKQDVTRRLAAAGATIQELNTVRRSLSLLKGGGLAHCAYPAQVVALILSDVIGDPPDLIASGPTVWSKVQPEEVWAILERYDLSASLPSSVKEVLNKTRPQSKGEQPQDPNDHVLNTVIGSNTIALECAGRKARELGLRPVVLSPGVCGDVRAVARLYGLLSRFACSPGKKPPPELESQILQLGPKVGVQSWDLFRTMKQLGDGREEGWCATCLLAGGEPTVQLTGKGRGGRNQELALRVGLELSGAGKKIPAVFLSGGTDGQDGPTEAAGAVSDGEMEIEAKSQGLDVDSFLSNNDSFTCFSRLSEGRRLLLPGLTGTNVMDVHVMLLPPPSPSE; encoded by the exons ATGGCTCGAGTCCtaactctctctcgctctgtgcaCCACTGGCACCCCCTGCGGATGGTAACAAGCCAGGCCTGGGTCAGAAGCATGTCATCACTAGAGGAGCGAGCTCGAGCTGTGTTCGCAGCTGCAGTGGAAGGAGTGCAGCCAGACAGCGTGGTCCGACGGGGTCTGCAGCGAAATGGGAATGAGCTGGTTGTGGGGGAACGCACCTTTAACCTCAGCAATAACCTCCACCTGGTGGGCTTTGGCAAAGCAGTGCTGGGGATGGCTGCTGAGGCAGAGAGAATTGTGGGGGACCACCTGGTTCGAGGGGTGATTAGCGTACCTCACGGTATCCAGGAAACACTGCAGCGTCATGGGAAGAT GAACATGCTGCTTGGAAGCCCCAGCAGAATTAAAGTGATGGAGGGCGCCAAGCACAACCTGCCTGACCCAGACGCCCAGAGGTCAGCGGAGAGCATCCGGGAGCTGGTCAGCACTCTTACTGAGAAAGATCTGCTGCTCGTCCTCATTTCAG gTGGCGGGTCCGCGCTTTTACCTGCTCCGATCCCACCGATAACCTTGCAGGAAAAACAGGATGTGACGCGCCGTCTGGCGGCGGCAGGAGCCACGATTCAGGAGTTAAACACGGTGCGGCGATCGCTGTCCCTGCTGAAAGGTGGAGGCCTGGCACACTGTGCTTATCCTGCTCAG GTGGTGGCCCTCATTCTGTCTGATGTCATTGGAGATCCACCAGACCTCATAGCCAGTGGTCCGACAGTGTGGAGCAAGGTGCAGCCAGAGGAAGTCTGGGCCATCTTGGAGCGCTATGACCTCTCCGCCTCGCTCCCCTCATCTGTGAAAGAGGTCCTAAATAAGACTAGGCCTCAGTCTAAAGGGGAGCAGCCACAGGATCCCAACGATCACGTTCTGAACACTGTGATTGGATCAAACACTATCGCTTTAGAGTGCGCTGGCCGTAAGGCACGAGAGTTAGGCCTTCGTCCAGTGGTCTTGTCTCCTGGGGTATGCGGCGACGTTCGCGCTGTGGCCCGCCTGTATGGGCTGTTGTCTCGATTTGCTTGTTCTCCAGGGAAGAAACCTCCTCCAGAGCTGGAATCCCAGATTCTCCAGTTGGGGCCGAAGGTGGGGGTGCAAAGCTGGGACCTGTTTCGCACAATGAAACAGCTGGGAGATGGACGAGAGGAAGGCTGGTGTGCCACCTGCCTGCTGGCAGGAGGTGAGCCCACTGTGCAACTAACGGGAAAGGGCAGAGGGGGGAGGAACCAAGAGCTGGCCCTACGGGTAGGGCTGGAACTCAGTGGGGCAGGAAAGAAGATTCCTGCTGTGTTCCTCAGTGGTGGAACCGACGGCCAGGACGGCCCTACTGAGGCAGCTGGAGCAGTCAgcgatggagagatggagatagaGGCTAAGAGTCAGGGACTAGACGTCGATAGCTTTCTCAGCAATAATGATTCATTCACATGTTTCTCACGCCTTTCTGAGGGGCGGAGGTTGCTTCTGCCAGGACTCACTGGTACCAACGTAATGGATGTTCACGTCATGTTGCTTCCACCTCCATCACCATCAGAGTAG